Part of the Vigna unguiculata cultivar IT97K-499-35 chromosome 3, ASM411807v1, whole genome shotgun sequence genome, AACATCACCCCGTCCATGATGCACGAACTTTTAAAAAACAGCATATATTATCTTCTTCACGGTGGAAGTAGAAAATGGTCCAGAAGCACACATAAAACAttgtattaataaaataaaaaaaagcatTTTCAAAGACACCTGTTTCAAAAACCCAGCTCCAAATGCTCTGGTGACCTTCAGGCGACCTTTAACTCGGTCATTGACTATACATTGGGTATCATCAGGATGCTCGTTTTTAATCCTAATGATTTCCTGCAAAACAACAAGCACCACTTTTCAGTCAACTCTTAATCATATCACAAACTGACTAAAGAAAAGGGGGGGAAATGCCAATAAATGCAACCACTACTAAAAGTATACCTTCTAGTATGTTCAACTacaacaagaacaacaacaaaatcaaacttCGTGAACATATACTCAATACTGCATGTTACCAAATCTAGAACTTACTTCTTCAATGCTGGTGCTGTGGTCAGTAGAGAGTTGCAACGCCGCCAACCTCATTTGTTGAGCATTTGCGCTTTGACCCAAACCCAATGACTCCTCAACTATGTTCTCAGCACCAGACTCAACACCTCCCTTGCTTCCCGATTCAACACTAGAATCAACATCCTTGGGTTCATAGTGTGCAACAATAGCCCTACTATCCCCAACATTCATCACATACACATCCTCATCCCTCATCAACACAACCAACAAACACGAGCCCATCAAAGCAAGCTCCGGATTCGTATCCAAAAGCTTGTCCGTCATATCCAAATACGCAACCTCCGAGACTTGTAGTGCCCGAGACAACGCATTCAAAACAAGCCTATGATCCACAGGACCCACCTTCCGCTTCCTCCCAGAGGGCTTCTCCTTTTCCTTCTCCTCATTACCCAAATTCCACCCCCTCCCTTCACCCTCCTTCTGCTTCGACAACCCCTGCTTCAACTTCGACAGCAACAGCCACCTCCTACTCACAGCAGACCCGGCATTGGCGTTGTTAACGCTCAACGCATCGTCCACGGAAAACGCGAACCTATCCGAACCAGAAAGGTCGAGTCCGTCCTCAGCGAGAAGCTCCCACAGTTTACGCCGTTTACTCTCCGTTCCTTCCACCACGGGATTACTCTCTTGCGGCAACGGTTGTTCGTCTTCCAGCTCCCAGAACAAGCCTTGTAGCTCGCTGTGAACGGCACGATAGAGGTGCCCCATCAGAAACTCCGGCGCGTCGGGGCCATTGAAACCGTCGTAAATCCCAACATACAACCACCCTTGCTCCTCGGACACCACCACGTGGACGCGATCCTCCCCAGCCTTCCCCAACGCCCACTGCACATTGCCCTCCCCGCCCCTCGCCTCCGCCGCCGCCGCCTCCTTCTTCTCCGGAACCGGCACCACCCACGGCCTCTTCATCTCCGTCGCGTTCCGATTGAACGCCTTCCGGAATCCCGAAATGACCTTCTTCTTCCTGCTCTTCTTTCCATAGAGCCCGCTGAGCGGCGCAGAAAAGGGAACATCGCCGCCGCCTCCGCCGCCTTCGGCGGCGGGTAGAGGACCGGAGACGGCGTTGGCTTCAATTGGACCGGATAGAAAGAAGCCGCTAACCTGGAAGGGCTCGCCGCCTCGGGGAACGGGCTGGAGCGGGAGCGCGGTAAACGACGCCGTGCTTTCGAAGCCATTGACGATATTGCCCTTGGTGGTAGCTCCGACGCAATCGAGAGTTTCTTCGTCAAAGTGAATGACTGTAGTGGGGAGAGAGCTGTTGGCGCTAACGGAGGCTCCGGAAATGGCTTTGAAACCGGTTTCATGGGATTCGGGTCGGGTTCGGGGCTCCTGAGTGGGGGAGAAGCGGAGGGAGGTGGAGGGGCTGAGGAAGCGATCGGAGTGAGTTGGTGAGAGGAAGCGAGCGGAGGATCTGACGTAACAGAAGGAGTGTCCTAGGGTTTCGTCCAATGGCTCGGTGGCCGTGAATATAACATCCTGGTGGCCCGGTTGGTTCCTCCCGTAGCACCAACACAGACTTGAAACTCCACTTCCCATCACATTTCCCTTCTCTTCACCTCAACTCTTTCTTCTTTCCGCAGCCCCCAATCCAACACCAACAAATCAATCAatctataataattatatttaccaAATGaccaaaattattataataatcaattttgtttttgggtTCAGATTTGATTTGGAAATGGGAGAGACGGGAGGCTTTTATATCACTAGAAAAATTAAACCTCTTTTGTCCTTTCTGCGCctttttcaaatgttttttcttctgtttctgTTTGCGTGTCAAGTTGTTGGGTTGGGTCTCATGTGAGTTGACGGTTAAGTCTCATAAACATCATCGCTGTCTTCTGTGTgcccttattattattattttattacaataactAGTAACTACTCATCAATTACTCTTCTTACACTTACCACCATttctcattttatattttttaatctaaaatatctCTCTCCCCATTTCTTTACTCTTTTCCTCATCTTCGTTTAAAGCAGTTTCAGATGACTCAATTAATTTATGTCTCTCTCAAACAGCGTTAAACACTTCAAACGGAACATTCAAGACACTACAAAAATACTAGTCAAACCTTTTAtacattatttcattattataattagaaaacGGTGTTATTTTCTCTATGTAGAAGGTAGGACTAATGAGGtgcttttgtttttaatttagatggttaagaaaagtgaggttttatttcattattattattatattattattagtaacaGTGGTCACCTAAAACCAAAGTTAAAAGTGAATAAAAGAAACGGTAGATGATGGTGGATGAAGTGTTTGCGTGGTGCCTTTAATATATTAGTTTTGGGGTTTGGGTGGGAATTTTTTCATTCACAAAAGTGCGTTTGGACTTCAACTTTCAAGGCAAGATTCAAATCAGATCAAGGCTTCTGtttaagtcaatttttaaaCCAAACCACTTCCTTTCCGGTGCTCCCGTTTGGTTAACTAAACCTTTCTAATatgcaaaaaaacaaaaaataaatcttcAATACCTGTTCAAGCAAGCTTTTTATTAgtcttttaaaacattataaaataaataaatgggaataattaatatatctgATCTTATAAGAGAATTAGTATAAATTTACTCTTATTAAAAGAACCAACCATAACCATGTTATTAATAATACTGGAACCGGTGagattttaattgaataatctGACACATGCTCGCTCTCAAAACTGAAGTATTGTTCTAATTCTTGTGCCTCAAACCATGTGCCAATGTTTCTTAATTCCATTTGTTTAATTTACTCTGTAAAAAAGGTTACAATCGGACCAAATaaaaacagatttttttttaatagtatgaagtcttatttttaaattaaattcatgtttGGCAAACATCatccatatattttaattattaaaaacaacccCAGTTATCAAAACAAGACGTCGATTTCAACTCAAAAATAATCgcaataatttcataaatattattgtatataaaGTTTACCCTAATGTGGGCATTGTTTAAGACTGAAGGAACCAAGAAGCACGAGTTccagaaaaaaacaattttatgagATATCTGCATCACAAAGTCgttaaggaaaataattgtgtAATATTTGATTCTTGTCAGTGtgacatgaaaaaaaaacagcacagaaaaagtttattaaaaaaaaaatctataattgGACTTCAAAATGTCTCAATCCATATGAGTTGATTATGAAAGTGTAAATACGTGTGTTTATACATCACTTTCATATTGCAACGACAAATTTCCGATGCCGTAGCGATAATGCAACATttacaaagaaaatatatagaCATATGATGAAGTCATTGCTTGAtctatatattgaatttttaaacatGTCAAAGGTAGACTGAACACTATTATGACTATTTCTCTCCATtctatataaaacaatttattctCGTCATTTAACgtgttgaatttaaaataatttgactattttcatattttattgtttttacaaCATTGTTTCCAGACCTTATTCATAGTTCAATTCAAATttgttattagttttgtttttttttttcatttatattgttattaatattatacgTTGCGTCGTTGATGACTTCAACATGGCAATTAATCACGGTGGCGCACGTTTTGAAGTTGTCGTGGATGAATTAATACATGCAACATGCAAATTGATTTATGAAGAAATCTATGTTGACTCGGTTATGAACGGATTTGTagattatttttgtataaatagtTGTAGGTACAAAAGGCTCACTCTTGTTTTAAACATTTGTCGTTATTTTCTTTCAAAGGATTTAtagattagaaaataaattaaatgttgaaCAACAGGCCAAGAAGATTCAAAATTGAAATGTTGCATTGCGTAGGTTTATAATCCATACGAGAGATTGACCAAACTGAATAATTGAATCaccaaataattaattcaacAGCTGCTACTAGAATTGGTAAACTTGATCCAAGAAATTGATGAAGAAAGCGATATTAAAAaggtatattaaaaataatgtgatgtgtaattttttttttggtggcACTGCTAATTATGTGTTTAAAAAGTTCGATTCTCGCTATTTAATCTAAGTTGAGAGGAGTCCTCTAAGTTAAGAGGTAAGTCTttggaagagaaaaaagaaagaaaaaatttgttGGTTTATTCATCGAATTGTGTTAATAAAATTCTAATTCCTACTTCATTATCTGTTAGATTATGttgaaactttaaaagaagttttgcaacattattttttttttttggaatcgTAAATCGGATATTTGAGATTAAAAAGAAATTCCTCTTCATAAATTCTtgcaaatttgaaaaaattatttttgttgcatactttgcatatattttttgttattattattgttttctcaTAGTGGCATCATGACCTGAACCCTATGTTAGGGATATTTTCAATACTGGAACCATATTGTACCTGCATAAGTTGATTATTAAGATTAATCATTGGTTCTGTCATCACTGATATTCTTAAACCCATATAAGAATTGACACTACCTCCAACCTAAAACattaagacaataaatttagaagtcttgattcttatatgatactcgattttttatttttatttaacgtCATACTTAAACTCGGTTTCCAAACATTTTTGCTCTAAATggtatattattaaatttatggaAGTAGCATGCACTGTAACAATGGCGCAAAGCaaaattggtttttttttttttgattaaatcattttattagTCTCCATTTTCATAAGAAAATCTCGTAGATCCccttcttttttttgttgtctcaaGTAAgttcctattttgaaaaattcattACAATTAGGTCTTTTTTGTTAGTGACACAACATCaacttgacacatggcactttttatttttttttaaattaaaaaaaaaattaagaaaaatcaaaagaatcaaatgttgacatgtgacacatgATTAAAACTGTTAGTGTACTACTAACAAAAATAACCTAATTACAAcgtattttctaaaataaaaatctagttaacacaataaaaaaaagaaacctaattaaaaaatttctataaaaataaagaccaattaaataatttaaccttatttttttttatttttttctatattgcGAGAGGTTGGTAAAGGTGTAAACTCCTTCAATTTTTGAAGCGTGTTGTTTTATATGCGCGTAAGGTTTAAAGATATGATGGGACGCGTAGTATTTTTTATTGGATAATCAAATACTGGAATCGTGAAGTAAACTACCGAAGTCGTATAGTTGgtaaatatttgaattacttgaacATGTTAAGATTCAATTTATGTCTCTAAAGTTAagaatactttttaattatgaaGGAGGCTGACTTTGATgttatttaacattaaaaaacgTATTAGAGCGTATTAAAAATggtaattttgaaaatctttatCGTTAGAAAGATTGGGTGATAAAGTTTATTTACAAGAAATGTCTATTTAAGATGCCATTATAGtataaaaatgagttttaattattaaccaaaaattgaaatattatttgaattttctatttaaaaaagaacGTATAATTCATTTTTAGAGAAATATAAGAGGTATTTACAAGTGGTGAGATCCcttctaaatttttaaagaattgaattgtgaaaatgaaaagttgcTAAAACTCCTAAAAGTAGATATTTACGAAAAATAATTCTTCGTGTCCATTCAAGAATTCTTCATCCATTTCTTTGAGTTTCACTATAGTAGTTTCTGAACATTTTCTCGGGTTtcagaaaatattttcaattgtcattcaacatttattaattagtgCATATCTCACAATAGCATTATGTACAAAAAATATCTCCTAGTAGAATTCAAGTTTTCCTtccaatttttctaaaaaccacATTGGTACAAACGAGAGAGATTGAAGagaatttctataaaaaataataatttggcTTAAAACCTCGggaaatttttataataatacttGCTTTGAAATCTGCATTCTAGTTTGAATCAGtagcataaaaaaattaataaacttatatagaaaaactaactattttttatcacaataaattatatatacaaagaGATACCAAATTTATACAATATAGATACATAGTCACTACAGTAGCATTCATAACCACTTCATCgaacataaaaataaagagacatACATTCAACATAAAAGATGGTTGGCTTATATTTATCTAAAGAGCCATATGAATACTTATCTAACCCACTCAGAGTACATTATAACTCCCCTTCTAATGCTACTTTCTGTGTTGTTTCTTATAATATACATGTACACATGAAAAAGGAACGTAAGTACCACTCATAAGACAAAAACTCTTCCACAATAACACCATTATGTGAAAGAGTGGCATTGAATATACGTACTTTTGttgtatttatgaaaataatacattttccAAAGTTTTATATCATTTAGCATACGTAATGGAGTAAGGGATAATACTTGTTTAGAGACATTTAAGTCAAAAAcactttaaatttgtatttgactttttttatacTCTTGTAGTAGAATGTTGCGAAGTttggtttaaatttttattttggataatATGGGTGTACTTGAGGTCAAATAGCACGAGAGAATGGTCTATGTGttgtaaaaattttcatatagtgTAATTCTTTTAATTGTCATTAGATAATGGTTGTAGTTTTTTCAACGAATTTGGAGTTTCCGATATGTATTTTTGTGTTGattgttttatcttatttttttattagtagaGTAATTCTCGGGGACAAAGACAATAATGttctttgtgattttttttccatCTGAGTGGTATAAGAGCTTATGGTTCAGtaatttttagtatattatGTGGTTGCAGCTTATTCTGATATACCACAAAAATATCTTTGTTGTTAGAGAATCATCTTTGGTTGTTGAAATTACAATGACATTTGCAAGTGTTATCTAATGTGACATAGATAAATTTGATGGAAGAATCAATTTTGGCTTGTGTCAAACTCAAGTCAAAGATGTGTTGACATAATCTAGTTTAACTTCGAGTATGAGTATGATATTGACTAATTGTTGGGAATCCAAGTGCTCGTATGGACTAATTacgagtctaagtctcacattaaaTAGATATTAGAAAGttgaacaatatataaagaagaagaCTCAAACTCATTGTGTTAAGATTTTTAGTTGAAAGTATGGTGTCAATACTTTACATGGATTTTTCCCTTCACCCTTTTATATCacctttaaaaaatacatttacatggtagaataatatgtttaatatcaaaacttttcaataaaaacatatttttcttccATATTTTGTGTTATTACACATCACATAATGTTCCACTCTTCCatgttaaatgtatttttaccatccatatatcataaaaaatgtgtttgttGATTGTTTGGTAATATTGTATCTAAGTAAATTTGTTCATAACATTCTTTCCATATAGAGTGAACTGAACTCATTCGAAATAATTTGTTGTTAACATACACTAATTTCCTTATTAAATCATTCTACAAGACTTTCTTTTCCCTATAAACTTTCCAAAAACCCTTCCAtcatattaactatttttatccAACTCCTCTCCAATCAAATTTCTTCCCCTCAAAGATATTTCATTGCTTCCCATAGAGGCATAATTTgtattctttttaacttttttacaagtttcttcaatattttacaaaaagacATAGAGGTAAAAATGACAACACtgaacttaataaaaaaaattcccaAAAGATACcatcttatatttttaagttgtcAATTCCTTCAGAGAATTTTCAGTAATTTCACTATATCACCATAAGTGGTTAATGTTGTCTCTTCCAACCCACAAACACAAATACTACATTTGAAAAAGTTCACAAGTCAAAACTTCTCATAATGCTCTTAATTACCTTTATGTTTTCCTTCTTAACATCTTAAAAAAGTAGTATTTCATGcaaaatgttatatattatctctcactctactttctcatctataataatatatagaaaAGATTGTCCCTTTTGtgtttatatttcataattctaattttacccttataatataattatttgttaaaattttaaaattaacgataaaattgtttatcttctctcattttttccctattcatcaacaattattttatcatcTTTTCTCCATTCAcctcattttttataattttattttgtatattaatttaataacattacaatatcatcaccaaccaatataatatcatgcatatttaaaaaatgtatacacaCAGGTATCATAGCGCCTGTATTTAAACTAGTACTttataatatgaatatattttttcttcctaATAACTTTTCTTATTAGTGTACTCAATACCACTCTTAAAATAGTGAAAGGGGACAAACTAAAACATTACCTTACTTTTGACCTCAGTCAGACTTATTGACTCAAAGGTAAAACGAGTAAAATACTCGCTTTAGACCTAAAAAAAAGCTGCAAAAATcttttttagtactaatattctcctatgaaaattaattataaaattatgttcaaGAAAGAAAGGCCTAAAaaaatttttagtattaatatacctctattaaattgtttataactatttataatcttatgtgaaattaattaaattgttatcGGTGCTTGttgatttttattgttattgaaaaatatatttaatgagttaaaacttttttcaataaattataatttttttaggaaaaaaagaatgattagttatctttattattttataatcaatttttatttttattttcttattttatctcCATATGACTTCTCATATACTCATTGTCTCTCCTTGCTTTATTCTATTCTAAAGTTCTTTCTTACGAGGATTTTGTCAGATTTCATTACTTGAATCTCATGTTGTATGTGTATCAATctcatgtttttctttatattggtgttgatattgtttttattctatttgttGGATTTGTGTTAGGATTATAgaaatgaatcttttttttctgtttttgtttttcagtatttttcaatttatggattttaagagtttttttgcacatattttaataaagaactAAAAATTTTGCTTGGATTGAATTGCAAAAAAGTTAACTAAGTGAGGTTTAACCTtttgatgaataataaaaatgaaatctCTAATAAAATAAGTTGAACATGAATTGAAATGGGAGAAAAAGGTGaaagttaaatgaaattaattatattaatataatagataatttttcataaaaaaatcaaaaaataaattttaaataaattatttcatttttacattTGTTTCATGCTTTCCAATTCTTTGAACCTCCCTTACTTCACTCATTCTTAAACTTATCTTAAATTTCCTAGTAAAACTACTacctattaataaaaatttaaacatttttttattgtaaacacCCACTTGTCCAAAATTATCATTCTCTAATAAATTTCCTTCctcaatataaacaattttaattttaaaattgattaataattacaaataatacatcttttaaccatttacatatatatatatatatatatatatatatatatatatatatatatatatattatattaacattataagaagattttatataattatttaatttttctgttaTGACAACAAATTATTATAAGATGAATTAGTTAAACTCgttaatagttattttcacaATGGTATTTATCAtgattttttaatgtaaaaactCATTAGCCAATAATTCATTAGAGTTAAactcttttaataatttgaatcaatacaatgttattttttcttaagatTCTGAAGGAAGAGTTAAATACACaattgtaaaaataagaaaatatgaaacTTTGTCTCATAtacaagaaattttttaaataacaattaattttaaaaccaaaatataattaatcattGTCATGAATAATTGCTAATATTGGTCTTTATAatagttgaataaaaaattataattaatgactaattaaactttaaattaatcattaatattagCTGTCAAAATTTTGACTATCAAAAAAATTAGTCTCTATATCAATAactaatcaaataatttttagtttataaattaaaatctaaattaatcactataaaaattattaaattcttAATAAACAAAAAGTGTATTAGGATTAACagagtaattaaaaataatataaacatgataaattcaagaatggaatataaaatattatcatatcagTATTTAATTaccttttattttgaaatgaagaaTATATCCTGTTAAtggaataataattttaattagataataataaaattttgttaagaaatattaattttaagtcGCGATACTAAttatgtaaaacaaaataaaagaaaactgcCCCAacttatcataataataataataataatatttatttttattattattaattaaaataaaaagaggtGAGACATGATAAGAAAAATGGACGGCGGTGATTGAATGGGGATGTGTGAGAGAGTGAGGGATTAGTCAAAAGTTGGACTCTGAACCCTTTTTGTCTGAATCTTAATTTGATTTGGTTTCATCTTATCTTTTGTTCTTGTTTGGTTACGTATCTTCATAATTTACTAATTATTATAGAAAGTCGTGGGGATAGCTTTTCCACTTGGTCAAAGAATAATCCACTTTAAACCaattattactaattaattCAAACACTAATCAAATCTTAATCAGTAGTACTAGTACTTCCTCATGTTTTTAATACAACCACTGATTagtactttatatttttttaatataatacacTTTCAACGTAAATATgcatattaataaaaacaaataagtcAATGTATTTTACTGAATATTTAGAACAATACTATTAcggtattatatttatttttattattgatgttttaaaattttcttttcattgttaattaaaaaaaattcaatatttcatAGAAGTTGGAAGTattgtgtaaaaataattattttttcttagcttattttaaatcatattttatattaaggaTATAAAAATTTACCATGTAGACCAAGaaagagagattaaaaaaagacaaaaagaaattaataaacaaGTGAAATGCGAAAGGCGGGAAATGCAGCCGGGACCGAATGACCATCATCAGAGACACATCGATCCAAGTTGTTAGCTCTTCTCATGTaccttaattttaaaagatttggaTATTCATTTGCTcctaatatttgtttaattttttaaaatttaattctaatattttattttaatttaattttaatatttaatttggtcattttttctaatacggttaaaataattaatggatTGTATTATCATGTtatttcgtgattttttttaattttttaaggatcaaatttttatattcaatatggTATAAGATTATTTGTATTCAATTTgatcttaattttgtttaaaattaaataattttgtaccTCTCAaacttgaaatcaaatttaatttttatataaatgttatattgatattcttattaaagttcacattgttattaaatatttttaatttagagttagagttggtttaaaattaaaataaaaattttaaatgtagggaataatatcattaatttaaaattttaagaggataaaaataCTATAAAGTAATATAACTTATTAATACTAGTGAAAACACAGGTGCTATCGCGCCTTATATgttcgcattttttaatttttacataaatttgagttaagatcaataatatttacttttaggatatataattaacttttaaaa contains:
- the LOC114177617 gene encoding protein phosphatase 2C 29 is translated as MGSGVSSLCWCYGRNQPGHQDVIFTATEPLDETLGHSFCYVRSSARFLSPTHSDRFLSPSTSLRFSPTQEPRTRPESHETGFKAISGASVSANSSLPTTVIHFDEETLDCVGATTKGNIVNGFESTASFTALPLQPVPRGGEPFQVSGFFLSGPIEANAVSGPLPAAEGGGGGGDVPFSAPLSGLYGKKSRKKKVISGFRKAFNRNATEMKRPWVVPVPEKKEAAAAEARGGEGNVQWALGKAGEDRVHVVVSEEQGWLYVGIYDGFNGPDAPEFLMGHLYRAVHSELQGLFWELEDEQPLPQESNPVVEGTESKRRKLWELLAEDGLDLSGSDRFAFSVDDALSVNNANAGSAVSRRWLLLSKLKQGLSKQKEGEGRGWNLGNEEKEKEKPSGRKRKVGPVDHRLVLNALSRALQVSEVAYLDMTDKLLDTNPELALMGSCLLVVLMRDEDVYVMNVGDSRAIVAHYEPKDVDSSVESGSKGGVESGAENIVEESLGLGQSANAQQMRLAALQLSTDHSTSIEEEIIRIKNEHPDDTQCIVNDRVKGRLKVTRAFGAGFLKQPKLNDAVLEMFRNEYIGTAPYISCTPSLRHHRLCQRDQFLILSSDGLYQYLNNEEVVSHVESFIEKFPEGDPAQHLIEEVLLRAAKKAGMDFHELLDIPQGDRRKYHDDVTVMVISLEGRIWKSSGKYP